In a single window of the Prochlorococcus marinus str. AS9601 genome:
- a CDS encoding DUF3136 domain-containing protein, producing the protein MSAAKLNIDELEAGYPLFCKALRLLILKGNSVKDIEKTVCWGHLETLNRCLPGRYKAPTYLMALIKRDIDKPNNY; encoded by the coding sequence ATGTCAGCAGCAAAGCTTAATATAGATGAACTAGAAGCAGGTTATCCTTTATTTTGCAAAGCTCTGAGACTATTAATTTTAAAAGGCAACTCAGTTAAAGATATAGAAAAAACAGTGTGTTGGGGTCATCTTGAAACTTTAAATAGATGCCTACCTGGTAGATATAAAGCCCCCACATATTTAATGGCTTTAATCAAAAGAGATATTGATAAGCCTAATAATTATTAA
- a CDS encoding carboxysome peptide A, translating into MLICKVVKPLVSTNRIPGFEHKHLQVVLDGSSSKVAVDAVGCKPGDWVICVGSSAAREAAGSKSYPSDLTIVGIIDHWDPDKS; encoded by the coding sequence ATGTTAATTTGCAAGGTTGTAAAACCACTTGTTTCTACCAATAGGATTCCTGGTTTTGAACATAAACATCTGCAAGTTGTATTAGATGGTTCTTCTAGTAAAGTTGCAGTTGATGCTGTTGGCTGTAAGCCAGGAGATTGGGTTATTTGTGTCGGAAGTTCTGCTGCTAGAGAAGCTGCGGGAAGTAAATCTTATCCAAGCGATTTAACTATTGTTGGAATTATTGATCATTGGGATCCTGATAAGTCATAA
- a CDS encoding 4a-hydroxytetrahydrobiopterin dehydratase, producing the protein MWNQRESPLRIEKRFEFDQYSKISKFMGEIEKLCKKKDIYPNISFGKNFVSLSIFLDNKEISDKEKDFSKDIDKFYLED; encoded by the coding sequence ATGTGGAATCAAAGAGAATCACCTTTGAGGATTGAAAAAAGATTTGAATTTGATCAATACTCAAAAATTAGTAAATTCATGGGGGAAATTGAGAAATTATGTAAAAAAAAGGATATCTATCCAAATATCAGCTTTGGTAAGAATTTTGTAAGTCTTTCAATATTTTTAGATAATAAAGAAATATCAGACAAGGAAAAAGACTTTTCAAAGGATATAGATAAATTTTATTTGGAAGATTAG
- a CDS encoding carboxysome shell carbonic anhydrase, with protein sequence MPLRGLAKAKNFTLGPTAPLKTFTENIHIQTKESNNFRNSGKSHKLTNNIQNENLFSYESKIKSDFDEIVPTLKEIARIQHHEDFINKAQKISRKNLGIDLPLHILDKSWVKPLDMRALYAWCAFKQHEKLSDNFFKNDPLEGASGSKDAEDFEKFLLDCGIHLLDITPCSDGRLAHSVAYVMRIPFSSVRRRSHAGALFDIENTVNRWVKTEHKRYRENVPNEAHKDTRYLKVVTYHFSSVDPLHQGCAAHGSNDELAAAEGRNKLYAFKEAVENSFCCGASVDLMLIGLDTDTDSLKIHLSTRDGGIDLEKTISTLEIYNSTINFSKEDAEREICQIISKQSSKDKLSGLEKFTYKLIANNISQIDYVKSFHNGSYEDIGHAERFIGVGIGFKEVHLRNLTYFAHLDTVEEGAPDLDVGVKIFTGLNVSQDLPIPVVIRFDYSGKVRGAKERAVNDCERVNNAISIRYKNLVDQGLLHTCSTIRDRDNIHSAQIIGMSLDKKTEEAH encoded by the coding sequence ATGCCTTTAAGAGGACTGGCTAAAGCCAAGAACTTCACATTGGGGCCAACAGCTCCATTGAAAACTTTTACTGAAAATATCCATATACAAACTAAAGAATCAAATAATTTTCGAAATTCTGGAAAGTCTCATAAATTAACCAATAATATACAAAATGAAAATCTATTTAGCTATGAAAGCAAAATAAAAAGTGATTTTGATGAAATTGTTCCAACTCTAAAGGAAATTGCTCGAATTCAACATCACGAAGATTTTATAAATAAGGCTCAGAAAATATCAAGAAAAAATTTGGGGATAGATTTACCCCTACATATTTTAGATAAATCTTGGGTTAAACCTCTTGATATGAGAGCTTTATATGCATGGTGTGCTTTCAAACAGCATGAGAAACTTAGCGATAATTTTTTTAAAAATGATCCACTTGAAGGTGCATCTGGAAGTAAGGATGCGGAAGACTTTGAAAAATTTCTTTTAGATTGTGGAATACATTTACTTGATATAACTCCTTGTTCAGATGGAAGATTAGCCCATTCAGTTGCTTATGTAATGAGAATACCTTTTAGTTCAGTAAGGAGAAGATCCCATGCTGGAGCACTTTTTGATATTGAAAATACCGTTAATCGATGGGTAAAAACTGAACATAAAAGATATAGAGAGAATGTTCCTAATGAAGCTCATAAAGATACCAGGTACTTAAAAGTTGTAACTTATCATTTTAGTTCAGTAGATCCATTGCATCAGGGATGCGCAGCTCATGGGAGTAATGACGAGTTAGCTGCAGCAGAAGGTAGAAATAAATTATATGCTTTCAAAGAGGCTGTAGAGAATAGCTTTTGCTGCGGAGCTTCTGTGGATTTAATGTTAATTGGACTTGATACAGACACTGATTCTTTAAAAATACATTTGTCAACAAGAGATGGCGGTATAGATTTAGAAAAAACTATTTCTACATTAGAAATTTATAACTCAACAATAAATTTTTCAAAAGAGGATGCGGAAAGAGAAATTTGCCAGATAATTTCTAAGCAATCTTCAAAAGATAAACTCAGTGGACTGGAAAAATTTACGTATAAATTAATTGCCAATAATATTTCTCAAATTGATTATGTTAAGAGTTTTCATAATGGTTCTTATGAAGATATTGGACATGCAGAGAGGTTTATTGGAGTAGGTATAGGTTTTAAAGAAGTACATCTAAGGAATTTAACTTATTTTGCTCATTTAGATACAGTCGAAGAAGGGGCTCCAGATTTAGATGTAGGAGTGAAGATTTTTACAGGATTAAATGTTTCTCAAGATCTACCTATTCCGGTAGTTATAAGATTTGATTACTCTGGCAAAGTACGCGGAGCAAAAGAGAGGGCAGTAAATGATTGTGAAAGAGTTAATAATGCGATATCAATTAGATATAAAAATTTAGTTGATCAAGGTTTGTTACATACTTGCTCTACTATTAGAGATAGAGACAACATTCATTCCGCCCAAATTATTGGAATGTCTTTAGATAAAAAAACAGAGGAGGCTCACTAA
- a CDS encoding carboxysome peptide B has protein sequence MEIMKVLGRMVCTQRVAGLGHMNLRILENNKGKKLVAVDPVGAREGNWVFTASGSAARFACPNPEVQTDLTIGGIIDYWESD, from the coding sequence GTGGAAATTATGAAGGTATTAGGAAGGATGGTATGCACTCAAAGAGTCGCTGGCTTAGGTCATATGAATTTACGAATTTTAGAAAATAATAAAGGAAAGAAATTAGTTGCAGTTGATCCTGTTGGAGCTAGAGAAGGTAACTGGGTTTTTACTGCTAGTGGCTCTGCCGCAAGATTTGCATGCCCCAATCCAGAAGTTCAAACCGATTTAACAATTGGCGGTATTATTGATTATTGGGAGAGTGACTAA
- a CDS encoding Rid family detoxifying hydrolase has translation MSSKQVIKTSNAPDPVGPYNQAIKAGDFIYCSGQIAIDPALNEITCLGDIEKETIQVLKNLAEVLKAGGAKIEDVIKTTIYLTDLSNFQIVNKIYSDFFNIDNPPARACVEVSSLPKGVLIEIDCVAFLD, from the coding sequence ATGTCCTCAAAACAAGTAATTAAAACATCAAATGCTCCAGATCCAGTAGGACCTTATAATCAAGCAATAAAAGCTGGGGATTTTATCTATTGTTCTGGTCAAATTGCTATAGACCCGGCTTTAAATGAAATAACATGTTTAGGTGATATAGAGAAGGAAACTATTCAAGTTTTAAAAAATCTTGCAGAAGTTCTTAAAGCTGGTGGAGCCAAAATAGAGGATGTAATAAAAACAACTATTTACTTAACGGACTTAAGTAATTTTCAAATTGTCAATAAAATATATAGTGATTTTTTTAATATAGATAATCCTCCAGCAAGGGCCTGTGTGGAAGTTTCATCTCTACCAAAAGGCGTTTTAATTGAGATCGATTGCGTCGCATTTCTAGATTAA